In Lachnospiraceae bacterium, one DNA window encodes the following:
- a CDS encoding cytidylate kinase-like family protein: MNKVITVSREFGSGGRELGVKLAETLGIPFYDKELISMAADDINIAEEAFRKYDEHVIEDDPLDHKIHHSFSELYKVPMSDQIFVAQSNVIRRLASHGPCVIVGRCADMILEDSVNIFIYSKMKQRVKRLMELEPEEGANEKGMEMKIRAVDRKRRDYYQYYTGNTWGRAQNYHLCVDSSLVGVDGCLRAALAYLEDVCKDEEKPEESGNAAV, from the coding sequence ATGAACAAGGTGATTACAGTGAGCCGTGAATTCGGCAGCGGGGGAAGAGAACTGGGGGTGAAGCTGGCGGAGACACTGGGGATTCCTTTTTATGACAAGGAACTGATCTCTATGGCAGCAGATGATATTAATATTGCAGAGGAAGCGTTCCGTAAATACGATGAGCATGTGATAGAGGATGATCCTTTAGATCATAAGATCCATCATTCTTTTTCAGAGCTGTATAAAGTGCCTATGTCTGATCAGATCTTTGTGGCTCAGTCTAATGTGATCCGCAGACTGGCTTCCCATGGTCCCTGTGTGATCGTAGGCCGCTGTGCAGATATGATACTGGAAGACAGCGTAAACATTTTCATTTATTCAAAAATGAAACAGCGCGTAAAGCGATTAATGGAACTGGAGCCGGAAGAAGGCGCCAATGAAAAAGGCATGGAAATGAAGATCCGTGCCGTTGACCGCAAGCGCCGGGATTATTACCAGTATTATACAGGAAATACCTGGGGAAGAGCCCAGAATTATCATCTTTGCGTGGACAGTAGCTTGGTTGGTGTTGATGGCTGTTTAAGGGCTGCACTGGCATATCTGGAAGATGTATGCAAAGATGAAGAAAAGCCGGAAGAGAGTGGAAATGCAGCTGTATAA
- a CDS encoding L-fucose/L-arabinose isomerase family protein — translation MEKKKVAIVTLGDSRREFYKKREAIVASEIEKVKKAFGDKYDLYISPIVFDTEDGQNISDEIKKQGIEAVIIHVPIWATPSLAFRIAYGTSYPVLLLGNLQRNTSSLVTLLAVGGMLDQTGKKCIRVSGDYEDPKIQEKVDNFVKGVYVAEGIRRSSYGMIGGRSIGIGTTVADPSQWQSTFGVEFDHCDQYEIVYRAKALDEERVQKHLKWVKENVPRIEFGDKFTEKTLELQVRSYLALKDMAAEKKYNFMGIKCQQDMSDHFVLQCLGVALLNNPYDADGEKTPIPTSCECDCDGAMTMRILNLCAEGKPSCLLDIKFFDGNDKEFVLANCGSVAPYFADPDNKEEAMKKIALMPHIFGEAGGASIQFISKPGDVTVARLFRSNGKYVLGCFEGTTKMYPLEKLKETTYCYPHAFVEAEADYEKFYEKINSNHLHMVYGKYAKVLKMFCEIVGIEYICFNK, via the coding sequence ATGGAGAAAAAGAAGGTAGCGATCGTCACATTAGGTGACAGCCGTCGCGAATTTTATAAAAAGAGAGAAGCAATTGTAGCAAGCGAGATCGAAAAGGTGAAAAAGGCATTTGGGGATAAATATGACCTTTATATCTCACCTATTGTATTTGACACAGAAGATGGACAAAATATTTCTGATGAGATCAAGAAACAGGGCATTGAAGCTGTGATCATCCATGTGCCCATCTGGGCAACCCCATCTTTAGCATTCCGCATTGCCTATGGAACTTCTTATCCGGTGCTGCTGTTAGGCAACCTGCAGCGCAATACGTCCAGCCTTGTAACACTGCTGGCAGTTGGAGGTATGTTAGACCAGACCGGAAAGAAGTGCATCCGTGTATCTGGTGATTATGAAGATCCCAAGATCCAGGAAAAGGTGGATAACTTTGTAAAAGGCGTTTATGTGGCAGAAGGCATCCGCCGTTCCAGCTATGGAATGATCGGCGGAAGAAGTATTGGTATTGGAACTACAGTAGCAGATCCAAGCCAGTGGCAGAGTACCTTTGGGGTAGAGTTTGACCACTGCGATCAGTATGAGATCGTATACCGTGCAAAGGCACTGGACGAAGAACGTGTCCAGAAGCATTTAAAGTGGGTAAAGGAAAATGTACCGAGGATAGAATTCGGGGACAAGTTTACAGAGAAAACACTGGAATTACAGGTACGCAGTTATCTGGCATTAAAGGATATGGCTGCGGAAAAGAAGTATAACTTTATGGGCATCAAGTGCCAGCAGGATATGAGCGATCATTTCGTTCTCCAGTGTCTGGGTGTGGCATTATTAAACAACCCATATGACGCAGACGGCGAAAAGACACCGATCCCAACTTCCTGTGAGTGTGACTGCGACGGTGCTATGACCATGCGCATCTTAAATCTGTGCGCAGAAGGAAAGCCTTCCTGTTTGCTGGACATCAAGTTCTTTGATGGAAACGATAAGGAATTTGTACTGGCAAACTGCGGCAGCGTGGCACCATATTTCGCTGATCCGGACAACAAAGAAGAAGCTATGAAGAAGATCGCTTTAATGCCCCATATCTTCGGGGAAGCAGGCGGTGCGTCCATCCAGTTTATCTCCAAACCAGGTGATGTGACTGTTGCCAGACTGTTCCGCAGCAATGGAAAGTATGTATTGGGCTGCTTTGAGGGAACCACAAAGATGTATCCTCTTGAGAAGTTAAAAGAGACTACATACTGCTATCCACATGCATTCGTAGAAGCAGAGGCAGACTACGAAAAGTTCTACGAGAAGATCAACTCCAACCATCTGCATATGGTTTATGGAAAGTATGCGAAGGTTTTAAAGATGTTCTGTGAGATCGTGGGAATTGAGTATATCTGTTTTAATAAGTAG
- a CDS encoding TRAP transporter large permease, with the protein MILVLVAAFLILLFAGIPIAYILGLVALLGISQLNSISLITVVQKMFTGLNSFTLLAVPLFVLAANIMNRAKISEKLIQFCNGIVGRFPGGLAYANVLVSMLFAGISGSSQADTAGIGSILIPAMEEEGYSQETSVGVTAASSTIGIVIPPSIPMVVYSSVAGASIGALFLGGVVPGILVGLGQMFVIFMGNKKYHYPKQDPMSFKDFLKLAIKCLPPVLTPVIIIGGVIGGLCTATESAAIACIYAIILGVFVFKNLSLKDVKPLLYDTLRTSATSLFALATANALGQLLSYYNVSTSVQQMFATYFPYKWQFLLAVIGFYLFLGTFMDAIPAMILFVPVLMPVATAFGITPVQLGLIIVITLAVGQVTPPYGLCLLIAGRISGMSVQKSFKAVIPYIMVSVVVVVLIAFLPDIAFALPKLIKPEWF; encoded by the coding sequence ATGATACTAGTACTGGTTGCAGCATTTCTTATCTTATTGTTTGCAGGAATCCCCATTGCCTACATTTTAGGTCTGGTGGCACTTCTTGGTATTTCCCAGTTAAATTCTATTTCTTTAATTACAGTTGTACAGAAAATGTTTACCGGTCTGAACAGCTTTACACTGCTTGCAGTTCCGCTGTTCGTTCTGGCGGCAAACATTATGAACCGTGCAAAGATCAGTGAGAAACTGATCCAGTTCTGTAATGGTATTGTGGGAAGATTCCCAGGCGGTCTTGCATATGCAAATGTTTTAGTTTCCATGTTATTTGCCGGAATTTCCGGTTCTTCCCAGGCTGATACAGCAGGTATCGGTTCCATTTTGATCCCGGCAATGGAAGAAGAAGGTTACAGCCAGGAAACTTCAGTAGGTGTAACGGCAGCTTCTTCTACGATCGGTATTGTTATCCCGCCGTCTATTCCTATGGTTGTTTACTCTTCTGTAGCAGGCGCATCCATTGGAGCACTGTTTTTAGGCGGTGTTGTTCCTGGTATTTTGGTCGGTCTTGGACAGATGTTTGTTATTTTTATGGGAAATAAGAAATATCATTATCCAAAACAGGATCCAATGTCATTTAAAGACTTCTTAAAACTGGCTATAAAATGTCTTCCTCCAGTATTAACACCTGTTATCATTATCGGTGGTGTTATCGGGGGCTTATGTACGGCAACTGAATCTGCAGCTATTGCATGTATTTATGCGATCATCCTTGGTGTATTCGTATTCAAAAACCTTTCTTTAAAAGATGTAAAGCCATTACTTTATGACACACTTCGTACCAGTGCCACTTCCCTGTTTGCACTGGCAACTGCAAATGCATTAGGACAGCTTTTAAGCTACTACAATGTAAGTACCAGTGTTCAGCAGATGTTCGCTACCTACTTCCCATATAAGTGGCAGTTCTTACTGGCAGTTATTGGATTCTATTTATTCCTTGGAACATTCATGGATGCGATCCCTGCAATGATCCTGTTTGTTCCTGTATTAATGCCTGTTGCAACTGCATTTGGTATTACACCGGTACAGTTAGGTCTGATCATCGTTATCACACTGGCAGTTGGTCAGGTAACACCGCCTTATGGACTGTGTCTGCTGATCGCAGGAAGAATTTCCGGAATGAGTGTGCAAAAGTCGTTTAAGGCAGTTATCCCGTATATCATGGTTTCTGTAGTAGTAGTAGTACTGATCGCATTTTTACCGGATATTGCCTTTGCATTACCGAAACTTATTAAGCCAGAGTGGTTTTAA
- a CDS encoding TRAP transporter small permease, with product MKKICDLMEKVLYIVGMASVAVFFVCTTVQVCSRVFGFQAAFTEEVANAALAWCCFIGSAPMVRSNEHFKFTALTEKLKGKSLFADELVGHVFVLIFNLVVGIYGIKLVQQFAAWKMTSMPVSKGWSWLCVPIFGLTAAVFSVENIIDCIKHPDRGQVEDAVEKAMKEAKL from the coding sequence GTGAAAAAGATATGTGATCTGATGGAAAAAGTTCTGTATATCGTAGGAATGGCATCTGTTGCAGTTTTCTTTGTATGCACTACAGTACAGGTATGTTCCCGTGTATTTGGATTTCAGGCGGCTTTTACAGAAGAGGTTGCCAACGCAGCGTTGGCATGGTGCTGCTTTATCGGATCAGCACCAATGGTTCGTTCCAATGAGCATTTTAAATTTACAGCATTAACCGAAAAATTAAAAGGAAAATCCCTTTTTGCAGATGAACTGGTAGGACATGTATTTGTCCTGATCTTCAATCTGGTAGTTGGCATTTACGGCATTAAGCTCGTACAGCAGTTTGCAGCCTGGAAAATGACTTCTATGCCAGTAAGTAAAGGATGGAGCTGGTTATGTGTTCCTATTTTTGGTCTGACAGCAGCAGTGTTCTCTGTAGAAAATATCATAGATTGTATTAAGCATCCTGACAGAGGCCAGGTAGAAGATGCAGTTGAAAAGGCAATGAAGGAGGCAAAATTATGA
- a CDS encoding TRAP transporter substrate-binding protein, with translation MRKMFYVMCAAGVAASLAGCTKMDTAATTAAPAATEAAAKEETKAEEKAEPAAEAEVKLIGAHVNTVDSSYQAGFDAMKEKLEEVSGGKMTVEIHPNGELGGNEAELVEKMATGTVDMIVASPNFVATTGVKEADLFSIPFLYTGLDHWTAVVDGEVGKTISDKINAGGVLHNLGYWSCGTREYFGVKPVNTVEDFKNVKIRVQDSDVVRSVWSALGANPTTLAYNELYSGLQNHVIDAAENDLGNILLQKFYEAGPYVSLTDHDIATRMFLIGANKYNSLTDEQKQWVDEAAEYACKEQRAFDKDLNDKALETIKENGGIVNEVDKDSLIAACADAKDAAAEKIGVTDLYNKVNEAAK, from the coding sequence ATGAGAAAAATGTTTTATGTAATGTGCGCAGCAGGCGTAGCAGCATCTTTAGCAGGATGTACAAAGATGGACACTGCAGCTACTACAGCAGCACCGGCAGCTACAGAGGCCGCTGCAAAGGAGGAAACAAAAGCAGAGGAAAAAGCAGAACCAGCAGCAGAAGCAGAGGTAAAACTGATTGGTGCCCATGTTAATACGGTTGACAGTTCCTATCAGGCTGGTTTTGATGCAATGAAAGAAAAACTGGAAGAAGTATCTGGCGGAAAGATGACCGTTGAGATCCATCCAAACGGCGAGTTAGGCGGAAATGAAGCAGAATTAGTTGAGAAGATGGCAACAGGAACCGTTGATATGATCGTTGCTTCTCCAAACTTCGTGGCAACCACTGGTGTTAAAGAAGCAGACCTGTTCTCCATCCCATTCCTTTACACAGGCTTAGATCACTGGACAGCAGTTGTAGATGGAGAAGTTGGAAAGACTATTTCTGATAAGATCAATGCAGGCGGCGTTCTTCATAACTTAGGCTACTGGAGCTGCGGTACCAGAGAGTATTTTGGTGTTAAACCCGTAAATACAGTAGAAGATTTCAAGAACGTAAAGATCCGTGTACAGGACTCTGATGTAGTACGTTCTGTATGGTCTGCGCTGGGAGCAAACCCAACCACACTGGCTTACAACGAATTGTACAGCGGACTTCAGAACCACGTAATCGATGCAGCAGAAAATGATCTTGGAAACATCTTACTGCAGAAATTCTACGAAGCTGGTCCTTACGTATCTTTAACAGACCATGACATTGCAACCAGAATGTTCCTGATCGGAGCTAACAAGTACAACAGCTTAACTGATGAGCAGAAGCAGTGGGTAGATGAAGCAGCAGAATATGCCTGCAAAGAGCAGAGAGCATTTGATAAAGACCTGAACGATAAAGCACTTGAGACCATCAAGGAAAATGGCGGTATCGTAAACGAAGTAGATAAAGACAGCCTGATCGCAGCTTGTGCAGACGCTAAAGATGCAGCAGCTGAGAAGATCGGTGTAACTGATCTCTACAACAAGGTAAATGAAGCAGCAAAATAA
- a CDS encoding LacI family transcriptional regulator — translation MNKDKVTIHDVARAANVSPATVSRVLNNSDHPVKPELKEKILLASKQLGYIPNLQARNLKSKKSTSIGIIIPSIANPFYPSIVRGIEDEIVSRNYHMSISSCDRDKERINYSIENMLAVNVQGIISIYIDEIPEAMFRLVKRGGVALNVVSNGICIPDMHTIMVDKVEECELAVQHLLDLGHKKVAMLFDKLDNSIRRSRLTGYKQALGKAKIPYREEYVYIWGRDAIADVTESADKGYYLTKALLERTPEVTAFVCMNDAMALGAFKAVREAGKKVPDDYSIVGFDDLVFADSIDPSLTTVGLDQYLWGKKLAQYYFSLLEHPQVKESCVSEEEVLVRSRLIPRQSTNKIVL, via the coding sequence ATGAACAAAGATAAAGTAACTATCCATGATGTAGCGAGAGCGGCTAATGTTTCGCCGGCTACAGTTTCCAGGGTTTTAAACAATTCAGACCACCCGGTGAAGCCGGAGTTAAAGGAGAAGATCCTTCTTGCTTCCAAGCAGTTAGGATATATCCCGAATCTTCAGGCCAGGAACCTGAAGAGTAAAAAAAGTACATCTATAGGGATCATCATTCCGTCTATTGCGAATCCATTTTATCCTTCTATTGTAAGGGGAATCGAAGATGAGATCGTCAGCCGGAATTATCACATGTCCATATCAAGCTGTGACAGAGATAAAGAACGGATCAACTACAGCATTGAAAATATGCTGGCAGTAAACGTTCAGGGCATCATCAGTATTTACATTGATGAGATACCGGAAGCTATGTTCCGCCTGGTAAAACGAGGTGGAGTTGCTTTAAATGTTGTTTCTAACGGTATCTGTATACCGGATATGCACACCATTATGGTAGACAAGGTAGAAGAATGCGAGCTGGCAGTACAGCATCTGCTGGATCTGGGACATAAAAAAGTTGCCATGCTGTTTGACAAGCTGGATAACTCCATCCGAAGAAGCCGTCTGACGGGTTATAAGCAGGCACTTGGAAAAGCGAAGATCCCATACAGGGAAGAATATGTTTATATCTGGGGACGCGATGCAATTGCTGATGTAACAGAATCCGCAGACAAAGGCTATTATCTTACTAAAGCTCTTTTAGAGAGAACACCGGAAGTTACAGCTTTTGTATGTATGAATGATGCTATGGCATTAGGCGCTTTCAAAGCAGTCCGGGAAGCCGGAAAGAAAGTGCCAGACGATTATTCCATTGTCGGATTCGATGATCTGGTATTTGCAGATTCCATTGATCCATCTCTTACTACGGTAGGTTTGGACCAGTATCTATGGGGAAAGAAGCTTGCCCAGTATTATTTCTCTTTACTGGAACATCCTCAGGTGAAGGAATCCTGTGTAAGTGAGGAGGAAGTTCTGGTAAGATCTAGGCTGATCCCGCGCCAGAGTACTAATAAGATCGTATTATGA
- the rlmD gene encoding 23S rRNA (uracil(1939)-C(5))-methyltransferase RlmD, which yields MEKNQEFTVSIEDMSEDGAGIGKLDGYIWFIKDAVIGDVVRARAMKMKKNYGFARLMEILTPSAARVEPRCPVARQCGGCQLQAMSYEEQLKFKERKVKNHLLRIGKFREDEIHMLPIMGMEEPWRYRNKAQFPFGMDKNGNIVAGFYAGRTHDIIECEDCLLGVEENKDILDIIKGFMRDHNIRPYDETAHKGLVRHALIRKGFHSGELMVCLVINGKDIPLKEQLVEELCRIKGMTSISYSINQEKTNVIMGKEIVNLYGPGYITDNIGNVTYQISPLSFYQVNPVQTEKLYGTALEYAGLTGSETVWDLYCGIGTISLFLAQNAKKVYGVEIVPQAIEDARRNAALNHITNAEFFTGKAEEVLPEQYAKNKVYADVIVVDPPRKGCDQVCLDTILKMAPKRVVYVSCDSSTLARDLRYLADGGYEVEKVRCCDMFGQSCHVETVVFLSKH from the coding sequence ATGGAAAAAAATCAGGAATTTACAGTATCCATTGAGGATATGAGTGAAGACGGCGCAGGGATCGGAAAACTGGACGGTTATATCTGGTTTATTAAAGATGCAGTGATCGGCGATGTAGTCCGGGCCCGTGCCATGAAGATGAAAAAAAATTACGGATTTGCAAGGCTGATGGAGATTCTTACTCCATCTGCAGCACGGGTAGAGCCAAGGTGTCCTGTTGCCCGTCAGTGCGGCGGCTGTCAGCTTCAGGCCATGTCCTATGAAGAACAGCTGAAATTTAAGGAGCGGAAGGTGAAAAACCATCTGTTAAGGATCGGGAAATTTAGAGAAGATGAGATCCATATGCTTCCTATTATGGGAATGGAAGAACCATGGCGCTATCGTAATAAGGCACAGTTTCCTTTTGGAATGGATAAAAATGGAAATATTGTGGCCGGATTTTATGCAGGACGCACCCATGATATTATTGAGTGCGAGGATTGTCTGTTAGGTGTAGAGGAAAATAAGGATATTCTGGACATTATCAAAGGATTTATGAGAGACCATAATATCCGTCCCTATGATGAGACTGCCCATAAAGGCCTGGTGCGCCATGCGCTGATCCGCAAGGGCTTTCATTCCGGTGAGCTTATGGTCTGTCTGGTGATCAACGGAAAAGATATTCCGTTAAAGGAACAGCTGGTGGAAGAATTGTGCCGGATAAAAGGCATGACCAGCATTTCCTACAGTATCAATCAGGAAAAGACCAATGTGATCATGGGAAAAGAGATCGTTAATTTATATGGTCCTGGTTATATTACTGATAACATTGGAAATGTGACTTATCAGATCTCACCATTATCATTTTATCAGGTCAATCCAGTACAGACGGAAAAGCTGTATGGAACAGCCCTGGAGTATGCAGGACTTACCGGAAGTGAAACAGTCTGGGATCTGTACTGCGGGATCGGCACCATTTCCCTGTTTTTAGCACAGAATGCCAAAAAGGTATACGGCGTGGAGATCGTTCCCCAGGCAATTGAAGATGCCAGAAGAAATGCAGCTTTAAATCATATTACTAATGCAGAATTCTTTACCGGAAAGGCAGAGGAAGTCCTTCCGGAACAGTATGCGAAAAACAAGGTCTATGCCGATGTCATTGTAGTAGATCCACCAAGAAAAGGTTGCGATCAGGTCTGCCTTGACACCATTTTAAAAATGGCTCCCAAGCGGGTTGTCTATGTAAGCTGCGATTCCTCTACGCTGGCAAGAGATCTGAGATATCTGGCAGATGGCGGATATGAGGTAGAAAAGGTAAGATGTTGCGATATGTTTGGACAAAGCTGTCATGTGGAGACGGTTGTCTTTTTGTCCAAACATTGA
- a CDS encoding HD domain-containing protein: MRYIESFREGMHVSDVYLCKNKQIQLTKNGKEYGNVVLQDKTGTIDAKIWDLNSPGVGDFDTMDYVCIEADVTLFQNSNQLNVRRIRKAGEGEYIESDYLPVSKKDIGKMYEELLGFIKSVKNPYLNRLLSSFFVDDAAFAKAFQFHSAAKTVHHGFVGGLLEHTLSVTKLCDYYAGYYKELNRDLLIAAAIFHDIGKTKELSRFPENDYTDDGQLLGHIIIGTEMVSERMKEIEGFPASIAVELKHCILAHHGELEYGSPKKPALLEALALNFADNTDAKMETMIEALNAGGENKGWLGFNRLLESNIRRTTE, encoded by the coding sequence ATGAGATATATCGAAAGCTTCCGTGAAGGAATGCATGTATCAGATGTATATTTATGTAAGAACAAGCAGATCCAGCTTACAAAAAATGGAAAAGAGTATGGAAATGTGGTCCTTCAGGACAAGACAGGAACCATTGATGCCAAGATCTGGGACTTAAATTCTCCGGGAGTGGGGGATTTTGATACTATGGACTATGTGTGCATTGAGGCTGATGTGACTCTTTTCCAGAATTCCAATCAGTTAAATGTACGACGGATCCGCAAAGCAGGAGAAGGAGAGTACATAGAGTCTGATTATCTGCCTGTATCTAAGAAGGATATTGGAAAAATGTATGAAGAACTGCTGGGATTTATTAAGAGTGTAAAGAATCCATATTTGAACCGTCTGTTGTCCAGTTTCTTTGTAGATGATGCCGCTTTCGCAAAGGCATTCCAGTTCCATTCTGCAGCAAAGACAGTTCATCATGGTTTTGTAGGGGGATTGTTAGAGCATACTTTAAGTGTTACAAAGCTGTGTGACTATTATGCAGGCTATTATAAAGAGTTAAACCGGGATCTGCTGATCGCAGCAGCTATTTTCCATGATATCGGAAAAACAAAAGAGCTTTCCCGCTTCCCGGAAAATGATTATACCGATGATGGTCAGTTACTGGGCCACATTATTATTGGTACAGAAATGGTGTCTGAGCGCATGAAGGAGATCGAAGGCTTCCCTGCAAGTATTGCAGTTGAGTTGAAGCACTGCATTTTGGCACATCACGGGGAACTGGAATATGGTTCTCCAAAGAAGCCTGCGCTGCTGGAAGCGCTGGCACTGAATTTTGCAGATAATACAGATGCAAAAATGGAAACCATGATCGAAGCATTAAATGCCGGTGGAGAAAACAAAGGCTGGCTGGGATTCAACCGCCTGTTAGAGTCCAATATCCGCAGAACAACGGAGTAA
- a CDS encoding S1C family serine protease, with protein MADKRTDKDDNVKEDRSWQFIQEKIVRQPLSRRQIIRYIILTVICAVLFGTISAVCFTVTKTVAKKIMGQEKAEESRPITIPKDEPETQTPVPVQEASTEPTEPVEEKVRSELEKYPYSLEDLNKMYGNLRTLASEADKSIAAIHSIQREKDWFDNPIETTGQFSGVVIDVRREEVLVLAPSKAVETADSLEVVFSDSEVVPGTVKQTDSQMGLTVICADVSSLEDVQYEKIKPVKLGNSYSSRQGDLVFTMGSPAGMVHSSSYGFISYIAKNVQMTDGNARVLYADVKSRADAGTFLFNTDGELIGWGTDRYDQDVETGMKTFMSISDYKGILELLSNGIPVPYLGIEGQEVTTEMEKNGMPAGIYITAAAPESPAYNAGLQSGDILDEINDVKIEGMKNFQAQVERLHVGDHITVTVQRNNGKDEYKEIEFAVTMGAR; from the coding sequence ATGGCGGATAAGCGTACAGATAAGGATGACAATGTAAAAGAAGACCGCTCCTGGCAGTTTATCCAGGAGAAGATCGTGCGTCAGCCGTTATCAAGAAGGCAGATCATCAGATATATCATCTTGACGGTTATTTGCGCAGTGCTGTTTGGAACCATATCAGCGGTTTGTTTTACAGTGACCAAAACTGTGGCTAAAAAGATAATGGGCCAGGAAAAAGCAGAGGAAAGCCGTCCTATTACCATACCAAAAGATGAGCCGGAGACGCAGACTCCGGTACCTGTGCAGGAAGCTTCTACAGAGCCTACAGAGCCGGTAGAAGAAAAAGTCCGTTCAGAATTAGAGAAATATCCCTATTCTCTGGAAGATCTGAATAAAATGTACGGTAATTTAAGAACACTGGCATCGGAAGCAGATAAATCCATTGCTGCGATCCATTCCATCCAGCGGGAAAAAGACTGGTTTGATAACCCCATCGAAACCACAGGTCAGTTTTCAGGCGTTGTGATCGATGTCAGAAGAGAAGAAGTGCTGGTACTGGCTCCGTCAAAAGCAGTGGAAACAGCAGATTCCCTGGAAGTGGTATTTTCAGACAGCGAAGTAGTGCCGGGCACTGTAAAACAGACAGATTCCCAGATGGGCCTGACTGTGATCTGTGCAGATGTATCTTCTTTAGAGGATGTCCAGTATGAGAAGATCAAACCTGTAAAACTGGGAAATTCCTATAGCTCAAGACAGGGAGATCTGGTGTTTACTATGGGTTCACCAGCAGGAATGGTACATTCCAGCAGCTATGGTTTTATTTCCTATATAGCAAAAAATGTACAGATGACAGATGGAAATGCCCGGGTTCTGTATGCAGATGTTAAAAGCAGAGCAGATGCCGGTACTTTCCTGTTTAATACAGATGGAGAGCTTATTGGCTGGGGGACAGACCGCTATGACCAGGATGTGGAAACTGGGATGAAGACATTTATGTCTATTTCTGATTACAAGGGAATTCTGGAACTTTTGAGCAATGGGATTCCGGTTCCTTATTTGGGGATCGAAGGCCAGGAAGTCACCACAGAAATGGAAAAAAATGGAATGCCGGCAGGTATCTATATTACAGCGGCAGCTCCGGAAAGTCCTGCTTACAATGCCGGACTTCAGTCTGGTGATATCTTAGATGAGATCAACGATGTTAAGATCGAGGGAATGAAGAATTTCCAGGCCCAGGTGGAAAGACTCCATGTGGGTGATCACATTACAGTAACAGTCCAGAGAAATAATGGAAAAGATGAGTACAAAGAGATAGAATTTGCAGTAACAATGGGAGCCAGGTAG